gaggggggcggATACTGGTGATAAAGTTTCTTGtcctgcattttgtttttgttttaacataCACAGTCATGTCTTTATTTGATGCTCCCACCCAATTACCCTCAGAAACCCGACAGCCTAAAACTTTGTTGTAAGCCCTTCCAGTGATTCAGGGAACCCTGTGAGCGCTGAGCCTTTCCTAACGAAcactcccccctctgtctccagCTGTTCCCCGCTCACTAAGTAATTCATCGAGCTGTCTGATCCCGGTAATATGCCACTGCTACCAACCACCACGTTCCCTATTTTGACTGGCATCTTAGAGGCAGAATTAACACCGTTCCCGGTTGGTTTAAATCCTTGCCCTCAAGGCGGCCCAGCACTCCCACACAAACCCGAGACTGCGCAGAAAACTAACAATCCAAATGAACACAACTGCCCTCTACTTCAAAAcaaatggtgtgctgcctccttcCCTGCTCTATATTGGGGAACCAAATTGTTTACAGGGTACCTGAGGAGGCAGTGGCCGTGTAGAGGTCACATCCATTGTTCTGGGGACGCgtagttcaaatcccatcatgagagatggtgaagtttgaattcaataaaagtatgTTTTGTTTTCAGTGGGAAGGCAGTGATGTAATGGTAAAGTCATTTAATCAGTAACGCAGAGCCCCAGGCTAAACCCCAGGGATGGGGGAGCGGAGGGCTGGTTCAAACCCCTCCAGGGCAGATGGCTAAAGTTCAATAATATCTACCTCTTTTAAAGCTGTTATtgaggtgcagtggtaatgtccctacctccaGGCCAGAAGGTCTTGATTCAATCCCTACCTGGGTATATCGTGAACAAATCGATTTCAAAATGAATTTATAAACGTGAAGTATTTTCAAGTAGGTTTCTTGGAGCGCGGTTTGAACATATCCCTACTGGAGAGACGTGTGTGTgtgacaacatctctgaacaaagcAATACCTTCTCTGAGTTTTCAACAAGTTTTGCGAGATCTATACGGGTTTCAGATAATTATAGATTTGAGGGGTTTGGGCTTCAAAAGGGGCAAGGAGCTGAGTCTAACAGTCTCAGTGTTTTCCCCTTAGTCTGGGTTTGAAATTCGCAAATCGTTCGGCTTGTTCCAGTCTCATAAAGAAGTGTGTAATTTCCTTTGCATTTCAGTTTGACTCCATATcagtataaaagcaaattactgcgggtgctggaatctgaaaccaaaagagaaaatgctggaaaatctcagcaggactggcagcatctgtaaggagagaaaagaccctttgtcaaagggtcagttagactcgaaacgtcagctcttttctctccttacagatactgccagtcctgctgagattttccagcattttctcttttggactCCATGTCAGCCCTGAAATAGGGTATGTTTGGTCTGCTCTTGGGTGTCAGGgtgagagtggtgctgaaaaagcacagcaggtcaggcagcatcccaggagcaggaaatcgacgtttcgggcaaaagcccttcatgaggagactgccggacctgctgtgcttttccagcaccactctaatcttgatgctAATCTTCAGCAAATGCAGTACCCTCGGGTGTGGTATTTGGTGGAGAGGGAGTTCAGTGAGGGAGAGCTGGAGTGGGCAATTGAGAAAAGATTGCCTTTTAGCTACTATTTGGAGAGGAGACTACAAGAGCAAATGACTGTGAAAGGCAGGGTATTCACaattttcctgtctctctctatgGACTGTCTTGTCAGCTTACCTTGGGCATTGGGAATTCACATGCACCCGCGCAGTAATAGGCGTCGAAGGATTTGGGAGATATAATCCACTCGCTCCAGCCAATGTCAGCGAAGTCTACTTTCAGATATCTCCTGGAGCAGGTCCTGGGCTCGTTCCACTGCCTCCTCCTGGCTTTCCGCATGGTTTTCTCATCAAAGCTGAGGACCTGGGAGCGCAGAACCTGGTGTTTGGTGGCTTCCTGTTCCTTCCGCCTCCTCTCCTTGCGGGCCACCTTGGGCTTGAGGGCACGCTCTGCATTTCCCCAGAGGTCGTGCTTGTGGTACTGGCTGTACTCCACCCCAGGCAGCTCGTTGTTCTGCAGGGAAGGGGAGGAAAAGTAGGTCTCCCTCCGGACCCGGGAGTCCCTGGAGGCGTTGGGAGACGGGCTGGCTTCTTCCTCGCCGGAGGGGAACGGCCCGTACCGCTGCAGGGTCAGGCCCACGCTGTTGGGCTCGGAAATCGCCAAGTCATTGGCGTAGATCAAGATGTAGGGCAGGTGGCTGGCCGGGGTGGGactctgcaccttctccccaaAGTCGAGCTGGGCGCTGAGCAGGAGCCTGTCCTGTCTCCGGGCCCCTTTCACAATCTGGGAGATGTCATTCAGGCACCAGGCCCCCCTCCTGTGGGGTGTCACGGTCAGATTGCCCAGCAGTTTCTCCCAAGGGGAAGAGGGCGAGGAGCTGGTGAAACTCAGCTCCACCGGCTGGCTCTTGTGCAGCGAGAGACACGGCGGGTTCTTGGAGTTTTTGCAGGAAAGATACCGGTTCCTCCAGCGTTTTTGGACGAAGAAATGCAAGGTGGCGACCAGGATCAGTTCCGACTCTTGGATGGAAGTCAAGTTGAAATAATACAGGATCTGGTGGTCAATAATCTCTGGACAAAAGTAAGCCAAAACCAACAGAAATCGGTTAGCTCAAATACAAATCGAAAGgactgtaagtcagaaacaataaacagaaatggctggaaaagctcagcaggtcgggcagcatccgcggagagaaatcagagctcaCATTTCGGGTCGAGATTGGAACTGATGAGTGGAGCTcggggtgtggagagagagagagtcttagGGCATCACTCGACCCTAAACCATTAACTCGGCTTTCTCTCCCCAGGCGCTGcgagacctactgagcttttccagcattcagTTAACAGATAGAGATTTGACTcgaaatttctctctctctcttccaccctgAGATCCCCTGTACCCTGAGCCCCACGAAACAGACTAACGCCTTCTGATGAGGGACTGTCAGCTTTTTTTTAGAACATTGAGAGGCATAGGAAGTGCCGACCGAATGTGCGTTAGCAGCAATTTTGCAGCGAGTTCTCCCGTTAGTTCGGTAAGCGTCGAATTTTAAATAACCTGTCCATTCCAAACGGGCACAGGCCTCTCTCTGGGGTGGTTTATTTTAAAGATATTGCTGAAACGCCTTTTGCGTTATTTTGTAAACGACCAAGCAAACCCAGCCTCGAACCCCCTCCATGAGCAACTGCTCAAACGATTCCCAGTTCCTCTGTATCTCACATTCACTGTTTCGGCTAAATTACTTCTCTCTAACATTTCACACTGAAAGAACGTCCTTTTAGGGGCAGACCCGCTACCTGGTAAATCGAGCCGGAGTAGTTAACGACGGATTGCAGTAATTACCAACTGGAAAGTGAACAGTTGTCAAGTGCCACTGATGGCCCAGAAAACCGCGTCAAATCTCCCGGGGACTTGTTCCCAGAAAGTGCAAAGTCCCAGCCAAACCCCCGGTACCACACGGGACTGTATATCTTTCCAAACCGTCATTGAGTCATTGAgagagacagcatggaaacagacccttcagtccaactcgtccatgctgaccagatatcataaattaatctagtctcatatgccatcacttggcccatatccctctaaacccttcctattccaatgcctcttaaatgttgcaattgtaccagcctccaccacttcctctggcagctcatttcatacacgcaccaccctctgtgtgaaaaagttgccccttaggtcccatttaaatctttctcctaaacctctggcctctagttctggactccacctcagggaaaagatctggtctacttatcctattcatgcccctcaaacttctataaggtcaccacccaGCCtccttccagggaaaacagccccagccttttcagcctctccctctagctcagatcctccaaccctggcaacatccttgtaaagcttttctgaatcctttcaagtttcacgacatttGGGGAACAAACTGTGGGTTTCAGTTCTTTGCTTGGTTATTTGTTGACGCTTGCCGGACACTCCCCTCCAACCCCTAAATGGGCCACAAGGAGACAACATATCCGCAACTAGCATGTCCCAGTTTGAGTCAGGTTTCTGCGAATGGTAGTTTCTGTGGCTGAGGAAGTGGAggacactgagggagtgcgggTGAAATGCCGTGTAGATGGCGCTGTGATTGACCCTGGTCTCAGTCATTAGAGCCCTTGTCCTGTGTatagggctggggctgggggtgggggtggggtgggttggagggAAGGGGTTCTGTATTAACAACTAAAGCTCCCCACTCCTGCCAGGTGTACACAATCATTGCACATTTATATCAAATATCCTCAGTGCACTCCAAATCTCCACTGTGCCAATCGGTAAAACTTGTACTGTGATAGTTTTTACACTTAGGGAACATATACAAGAGCTTTCCTAACTCCCACACCCAGCTCCCGGTATAGCCATCTCTTCAGGCATCTTGAGATTGAACAAGTGTCCTGCCTTCCccaggtatacacacacacacacacacacacagtgtcacacacactcacacttcctctctcacatacactcattcacacacacagatatacacactctctctcacacacacgcacacacaggtatacactctcactcacacacacacacagacacacactgtctcacacacactcacactctctctctcacacacatacactgtctcacacacacactccctctctctctcacacgcacacacacagatatacacactctctctcactcgcacacagacacacacacacacacactgtctcacacacactcacactccctctctctctctcacacatacactgtgtcacacacactcacactccctctctctcacactcacacacacacacacacactgcctgcTCCTTACCCTCTCTCGCCTTGAAGCTCCGCACCGTGTTGCCGTCCCTTGGCCGGTTCCCTTCTCGCTGGTACTTCTCATACAGTTTCAGCATGTGCACTCCCACCGTGTCCTGAGCGGCTCGCCCCAGCGCCGAGATGTGACTGGGTCGAGCGGGCTTGCTGGCATCTCCCGCTGCCCTCTCGCACTGGCCCTGGAGCCCAGCGAACGCCAGGGAGGTCAACACCTGAAGCAGGAAGCGGTGCTCTGCCCAGCGACAAGCCATGGTGCTGGGGATCTGCAATAACTGACTTTCtgaatctctctccttccccccctctctctctatgccCTCTTTTAAGTTTGAGAAGCAGACCTACTTATCCTGACAGAATGACGGTAACagcattcccctcacactgggtATTCAGGAACCTAAAGCTGCAATCCTTTTGAACTGAGCGCTAGTTTAGGGAATGCTGGTGCAGTCcctgactgtttctctctctctgtctctgcctgcaGCTAAGTCCCCGCTCTCCTCACTGAATCTCCGGCTCTCCTCGGTCTTGTACTCAGCACAATAAAAAAACAAGATGTGGAACTTTCTTCCCAATCCAacacccagagagagaaaaaaaacttttcattttAGGCGAAGGTACCGGTGACGAAATGTATCCACAAGCCAATCGGAGGTCAGACCCTTCCTGAGCCAGCCAATGGGCAGGTAGGGGATGGAGAAGGGGGCAAATGAGTGAGGATGTCCCCTTTAAGGGCTGGTTGATGGCGAGCGGTCCTTTTAAATCCCCCAGGGGATGAGTGGAGCTCTGCAGGGAGATAGAAATATCAAGAACCATCCTTACACTGCGCCCTGTAGCTCCCTATCCCAAATTAAAATAACCACCGTGCTGCTTTTAAACGAAGCCGGTCCTTGTGTTTGCACTTTCGGGACAGAGACAAGTTATTTCTCTTTGCAATGTCATTGATGTTTGCTGTCTATCAAAGAGGATGTCCCAATGTCTGTTCTTGTAAAACAAAACCGTTTCTGCTTCGCGATGTTAAATGCTTCTTTGAAGGAATACGATTTAAATCCCGTTTGCGGATTCGGGGGTATTTTCAGGAACTCGTTTTTGGGAAAGTCAGGAGTGTTATGTTGGTGGGAGCTGGGAGTGTTGACACTATCTCGGTGTGACCTGTTCCCACGCTCTGCCCCACATTGTCCACCGGCTCAGGGGCTGCTAGGAGATGCAACATTATCCTCTGTGCGCTGACTTCTTTTAGCGCCTGGGCGAGGTTACTGCTTCGATCAGTTGCGAATATTCACATCCTTCCCAatgtaagggggggggggggggggggaagagtgataTGTGGACATTTCATCCCATGTTGTCAGTCTTTCTCTTACGCTTCAAGGGTTAGGCTTTGAAAATTAGATCTGCTAGTCTGAAAGAAAGAGTGTAACTTCATGTGGCATATAATTGAAATGACTAGATTTGAACaatgtaaagagaaaaaaaaatctgcgcCTTATCGAAACATTGATAAGGATGGACATTCTGTGGTAAATAATGATTAAAGCGACATGaatatcaatttaaaaaaaacacacacacgttTATTTTTATTCCCAAATTGCACGGCATTGTCATTCTCATCCTTGTGATGTTAATTATATTGAGCTGTTCAAAGCTACACTTTTTGCTACAAAGCCCTGGGTATCTCAGCGTGCAGTTTTACATTTCAGCCCCTCAGCGTTAGGAGTCAGATTTGCAGTTGGATCTCACCCTGCAGCTCCTTCATCTGGTGCCTATCTAACATCTCCCCGCTCAGGATTTTGTTTGCCTTGGCTGGGTTTCTGCAAGCCCAGCTAATTGTCATTTTGATTCAAGGTCCGAAAGAATCAACTCCCCGCAGGGATGGAACTCTGAAGCCATGGCTTTTGTTACGCCCTGACAACAAtattaacagagagagagagagagaaagaaaggattcccattctcccactaTTTTACCTGGTGTGCGGATTTGTATTTTTTTCCCCTGTCAGGAACACTTCTCTGCTGTCCCTCCTGGAAAGTACAAGACCAGAGTTAATTTTCTGACAGCTCTCTAActcactcactgcacactgcaatTCTGATTTTTAATTTGATACGGGTCAAATCCTTCCCGTGTTGACTATTTGTGACTATGATGGGAATGGTGTGTTTTAAATACAGACTGACTCAAGAGTCATTTCTGAGTTTCCATCCACATTGGTAGGATAACGGACTCTTGACTGCAGTCGTCCATGTGAGACGTTGGGGCAGAATGAAGGCAGGTTTGAGGCATGAGCTCAGAGAACAAACATTCCTAATTTGGCACTGGACTGAAAATCTCTCTTATTTGGCAAATGGAAAACACACACCTggaataaagtcatagagtcatacagcatggaaacagatcattcaggcTAACTTGGTCGCACGgaacatgttcccaaactaaactagtctaaattgccccatatcccttatctatccaaatatcttttaaacttaTAACATACCAAACTCTTcgtcatgtcctttttaaatgtttctcctctcatcttaaaaatatgcctctagttttgaactccctcaccttatggtaaagaccttgtctacgcCATTCATGATTCTATAAAACTCAATAAGggcatccctcaacctcctaggttccagtgaaagaagtcccagcctatttttataaagcaaacccttcattcctggcaacatcttggtaaatcttttccaagccctctccagtttaataatatccctcctataacagggtgaccagtagtgcatgcagtactccagaagaggcctcaccaatatctgtgtaacctcaacatgacatcctaatttCTATATtcaaaggcctgagcaatgaaggccagcatgctaaatgcctttttaatcaccCTGATTATCAAAGAATTGTACACCTGAACCCCTAGGGACGTCTCTTCTACAGCACtacccagggctctaccattaattgtatatgtgCTAACCTTgtctgttttaccaaaatgcaaggcctctcatttattcacattaaactctatctgccaatcctcagctcattgaccctatttatcaagatctctttgcaatcttaGATAAGCTTCTTTATTGTCAACTACACCACAattgttggtgtcatctgcaaactgactaaacatgcctcctaaattatcatccaaatcatttatataaatgacaaacaaaagtggaccctgtaccaatccctgtggaacagcacagatgacaggcctccagtctgaaaaataaccctccaccaccaccctctgtctcctaccataaagCCACTTTTGTAGTCAATGGGCAAGTGGGCTAAAGCACATTGTTggtgtagagtcacagagtcatagtcatacaacatggaaacagatcctttggtctaaccggtccacgctgaacataatcccaaacatttcttaaGAAAGGTACTCTTCACTTGTGAAGACTAAGACTTGCTTTGTTACTTTCACTTTCCTCTTTGCTGAGAAATTTGCACAAAACCTCTTGCATAATACCAAAAAATAcaatgaaataaaagcagaacgtgctggagaaactctggaaCTGGTCAAGAGAATAATTGAACTCAaagttaacactgtttctctttccacagatggtgccagacctgttgagtttctccagcagatATTGTTCCTAcagtattttccttccattaagGAATTATAAGGAATTATATATTATTGAGCTATTAATGAAGAATATTACATATATTGGAACAGGAGAACACCTTTTAACTAAATGCATTTATCATTGCTTGTATCAATTTTCAAGTGAGATATTGTCATTCAAGAATGACTTCCAAAATGTTAGTCTTTAATTATCTTATACTGGACAGTAAGAGTTGCTTTGAACTGTGAAGTTCTTCTTGCTTGGTTTACTAGCCCAATTTAAAAATAGTCCAAAAATGAAACCGCATACAAAACATTCTGTGTACTATGGAATTAAGTCACATATGCTGATGCTTGTGTAAGCTTAATGCAGTTGCTTATTTTTAACGTGGCACTAAAACAGCTTGTCTAGCTGTGTTAAAGCAAACGACTATGTTTATCTAATATATATATACATGAAAGCTATACAATGTGAACTAGGTCCTTGATCTTGTATATCTAAAATATGGAAGATACCAATAACCTAAAAATAAAGTTTTTATTGACTATGCTCCCCATGAATTATACCAAATTGATGATGGATTTGAGAAATTAGGCAAATATGTTTTGTGAATCCTAGTTTAGATAATGGGTGCATTGGGCATTTTGAGTTGTGAGATCCTACCGTCTTTTGTGAAAATTTCATAATCTAGTCACTTAGTGTACAAGTGTGGACCGTAGCTTAATTCAATATAATGGCAAATGTATACATTTCATTAGTAGAAGTAGAGTGAAGATTATCTGGAACTGAGTGGAAATAATTACAAGTATAATGACAGATCTACCCTGCAAGACTCTATTAGTGGGTCAGAATGGCTGGTTAATCATCAGCAATCGTGCAGACATGGCTCATTCAAGTATTGGATTACTGAGCCTCTCACAGATGTTTAACTCAGTGCTGAACATCCATCACCAGGCGTGTTATCTTGGAGCCAGTTTTTATGCATCTTACCTCTCCCCTCCAGAAAGATAATTACCAGTTGGCCATTAGGCAACTGATACGCACGAGTCTGAGGCATCATTAGCTGCACAGCAGTTACAAGACTCTCACGATTGGCTTGAAACGCAGCACAAATAGCTATAATGCGAATGCGTCGCCATCAATTAATTGATCGAAACCTACAACGATCTCAAATTTCagtttccttatcagtttcaaaTAGAAGGACGTACACAGCAAAGTTTCTGCTCTGTTGGTCACATTGATCCTGCGTACATTCAAGGCTAATATCGTTACCAGTTTCACTGTATTCCTTGGTTCCCTAGTTCTCTCCCATATCTTGTGGCACATGAGGCAGAGAAAACACATTCTTTATGTTTCCTGGAACAATTCGCCAGAGGCTGTAGCTTGAGGGGCACAGCTGCACCAAGCATGACTGATCAGGGGACTCTGCCACTCTTATTTCCCCCAAAGGTGTGTCAGTGGGATTCATAGATTGATTATCAAACACTGTTTGCAACCATCAAGTCCAGGGGACTGATATGAACCTGGGCCTTCTGGCTCTGAAGCAGGGACACTATCCATTATACCACAAGTCCTCACCTCACTATTTCCCAACTGTTAAATGCAAATGCCATTCTTGGTGCTTTTCTGAAGATTTACGCTCTGCCATCAGGTTTTTACACACCAAGTGATGGATTGGTGTGAAACCTCTCC
This genomic window from Hemiscyllium ocellatum isolate sHemOce1 chromosome 43, sHemOce1.pat.X.cur, whole genome shotgun sequence contains:
- the gdf10a gene encoding growth/differentiation factor 10, which encodes MACRWAEHRFLLQVLTSLAFAGLQGQCERAAGDASKPARPSHISALGRAAQDTVGVHMLKLYEKYQREGNRPRDGNTVRSFKAREEIIDHQILYYFNLTSIQESELILVATLHFFVQKRWRNRYLSCKNSKNPPCLSLHKSQPVELSFTSSSPSSPWEKLLGNLTVTPHRRGAWCLNDISQIVKGARRQDRLLLSAQLDFGEKVQSPTPASHLPYILIYANDLAISEPNSVGLTLQRYGPFPSGEEEASPSPNASRDSRVRRETYFSSPSLQNNELPGVEYSQYHKHDLWGNAERALKPKVARKERRRKEQEATKHQVLRSQVLSFDEKTMRKARRRQWNEPRTCSRRYLKVDFADIGWSEWIISPKSFDAYYCAGACEFPMPKVVRPSNHATIQSIVKAVGIIPGIPEPCCVPDKMNALSVLFFDESKNVVLKVYPNMSVETCACR